GATAAGGTTTGCCAGAAAGCTATAGAGTTATTAACTAAATAATAGTTATGAGTGCCAAAAGAACTGCTAAGACAATTAAAGTTTTGCTTAAGCAAAAAGTGTTGGGGTTAGGCGAAAAAGGTGAGATTAAAAAAGTTAAAGCAGGCTATTTCTTTAATTTTCTTTTGCCGCAGGACTTAGCTTGTAGATTGAGTGAGAAAATCAGGCAAGATATGGCAGCTAAGAAAACTGCTAAAAAAGAGGCAGAAAAGAAAAAGTTATCTCAGCTCAAAAAACTTCAAGAGCGTTTTCCCGCGTCTTTAACTTTTAGGCGTCGTCTTAATGAAAAAGGGAAATTATACCAGTCAATTAAACCTGAAGAAGTAGTTGAGAGATTAAAAGCAGAGGGCTTAATCAAAAAGATTCTTTTGCCAAAAATTGACAAAAAAGGGGAATTTAAAGCTCGGGTTTTGTTTATTGACAATAAAAAAGGTAAAATAACTATAAAGGTAGAAGGTTCAAAATCGTAGTTTTAATTTTATTTTGTTATAATAGGTTAAAAAGAGGGGCAAATGGCTGAAGAACAAAGAAAAAATAACAACGATATTGATTTAGATGTTTTTCGTGTTCCTCCAAAAGAGATGTTGGAAAAGATAAGTCAAACTCCTCAGCAGTCCAGTAGAGGGAAAGGTTTTGAGCAAAAAAAAGTTGTTAGCAAAGAAGCGGCAAGCAAGAAACCTGATGCGCAAGTTCCTGTTAGCCCGCCTTTGGCTCAATCTTCGGCTGGCTCTTTGCAGTCAGGAATCTCTCCCAATGTTTACCCTAAAAAGGCTTTTTCTAAACCTTTTTTCTCCTCGCCAAAGCCTAAAAAAGCTTTTTGGGGGAGGACACAGTCTAAACCTTTACCACCAAAGCCATCTTCTCCCCCAGTTGCTAAGCCTCCTATTAAGTCTGTTAAGCCTGTAAAGCCAAAACTTTCAGGGTGGAAAAAGGCGGGTTTGGTTGCTATTCTTGTTTTCTTTTTGCTGATTTTGTCAGCAACTGGTTTGGTTTGGGCTGAGTGGCAAGGTCTTATTTCTATAGGTGCCTCAAGGGTAGTTGGTCCTCCTCCAGCTCAAATGATATGGTCTAAGGCTGTAGTTTTCAGGTCCCCCCTTTCTTTTACAGGTAAGGTTGTTTTTAACAATCCCAGTGATGATTTGAAAAAGTGGTTAAAAGATCAAGGACTGAATCAACAAGAGATATCTTTTTCTGGACAGATTATTGTTGACAACAAAGAAGTTTCTGGTGTTTGGCAATGGTTGGATGAGTCTCCTTTTGTTTTTTATTTAAAAGACCAGTCCCTTTATCTTAAAAGAAATAAAGAGGAAAGTTGGTCTAAAGTTGATTTGGGTTTTAGTTTTCAAGGTATAGATCCTTTTTTGGAGTTTTTGAATAACTATTCCAATTTCCAGCGTCTTAAAGCAGATGAGGGTTTTTATTGGTATAAAGGTGTTTTTAGTTATGCTTTGCTTTCTGGATGGAGTATTTATCCCGAAGTAGAAGTAGCTTTGTCAGATCAAGATTTCACTTTGTCTCGTTTAAAACTTCTGACAGAAAGTACCTATGGTTTGCAAGCTGATTTTCTTTTTCGGCCCTCTGATTTTTCCTTGAACTTTAAAGCTGAAGATATAGATAAAGCCAAAGATGGCAATGAAGAGTTTGCTAAAGTTGTTTCTTTTACTAATCTTTGGCAAAAGCAGAAAAAAGAGAATACCGCTTCAGATAATGGCTCATTTGTTACTCTACGGGATAAGCAGCGCAAAGACGATCTTCAATTAATTAGCCAGGCTTTGCGAAACTACTACCAAGAAAAAAGCAGTTATCCTGTTGCTGAAGAAAAAATCAAAATTGAAGAAGCAGATAACTTGTGGAGTGTTTTAGAACCATATTTGCCCGAAGGAGAAGAGTGGAGTTTTGCTGATCCTAAATACCCTGATTTTTACTACGGATACATTTCAGACGGCGAAAACTATGAGCTTAGCGCCAGGTTGGAAAATAAAGAAGATAAAGAGGGGATAGCTATAGGAGATATAGTTCTCTATTTTATTGTTTCTAATGAATCATATAATCCTTCTTTGGCAGGTTTTTAATTTGTCTTTTTGATTTTTCTATGTTAGGTTTAGAGCAGGAAAAATAAAACTTAAAAATGATTTTTATTTGGGTATTAATTGGATTATTTCTTTTATCCTTATTTTGGTTAGTAGCCACTTACAATGGTTTAGTAGTTTTGAAAACACGGATGAAAGAGGCGTGGAGCGATATTGAGGTGCAGCTTAAACGTCGTTATAATCTCATCCCTAATTTAGTTAAAACTGTAAAAGGATATGCTACTCACGAAAAAGATGTTTTTCGGCAAGTAACAGAGGCTAGAACTAAAGCTTTAGGAGCAGGTAGTCCTGAAGAGGTGGCAGAGGCCGAAGGACAATTAAATAAAACTCTTAAGACTTTATTTGCAGTAGCAGAAAACTACCCCCAACTAAAAGCTTCGGGTAATTTTCAGAAGTTGCAAGAAGAATTAAGGGACACTGAGGACAAAATACAAGCAGCGCGAAGATTTTATAATGCCAATGTGAGGGATTATAATATTCGCTGCCAGACTTTTCCTGCAAGCATTATAGCTAATATGTTTGGTTTTAAACCGGCAAAACTTTTTGAATTGGAAGGATCAGAAGCAGAAGAGGCCAGAAAAGTTCCTGAGGTAGATTTTGAAGATACAAAAGATAAAAAATAAATTAAAGAAAAACTATGGAGAAAAACAAAATCACTCCCCAAACTTCTTCAGCTGAGGTGAATGAAGACAAGGTGATGGGACTGCTTTGTTATTTAGGTATTTTAGTTTTGGTTCCCATCTTGCTCAAAAAAGATTCTGAGTTTGTCAAATTCCACATTCAACAAGGCTTGGCTCTTTTAGTAGTGGGTATTGTCTGGACTTTTGTTTGGTGGGTTTTAGCCTTTATCCCTGTGATTGGTTTAACTTTGGATGTATTGGGCGGTATTGTGCTTTTTGTAATTTGGATTATTGGTATTGTTAATGTTTTAAGCGGTCAAAAAAAAGAGTTGCCATTAGTTGGTGGGTTGGCTAAGTATTTCCGTCTATAAGGTATTTTTCTAAAATAGATGTATCGTTTTATATCTTCTAATATCAGAAAGACTTACTTTTATATTTTTTTAGTTTTTGTTTTGGTTGTTGGTATAGGCTATGCTTTTGCCTGGTATTACGGAGATTATAGTCTTTTGGTTCAGGCAGTAGTTTTTGCTTTGATTTATAATCTAATAGCTTATTTTTACTCTGACAAAATAGTTCTTTCTCTGGCAAAGGCTCATTTAGTGGACAAGAAGGAGGAAGCGGAGCTCT
This portion of the bacterium genome encodes:
- the rplI gene encoding 50S ribosomal protein L9; this translates as MSAKRTAKTIKVLLKQKVLGLGEKGEIKKVKAGYFFNFLLPQDLACRLSEKIRQDMAAKKTAKKEAEKKKLSQLKKLQERFPASLTFRRRLNEKGKLYQSIKPEEVVERLKAEGLIKKILLPKIDKKGEFKARVLFIDNKKGKITIKVEGSKS
- a CDS encoding LemA family protein; amino-acid sequence: MIFIWVLIGLFLLSLFWLVATYNGLVVLKTRMKEAWSDIEVQLKRRYNLIPNLVKTVKGYATHEKDVFRQVTEARTKALGAGSPEEVAEAEGQLNKTLKTLFAVAENYPQLKASGNFQKLQEELRDTEDKIQAARRFYNANVRDYNIRCQTFPASIIANMFGFKPAKLFELEGSEAEEARKVPEVDFEDTKDKK
- a CDS encoding DUF4870 domain-containing protein, producing the protein MEKNKITPQTSSAEVNEDKVMGLLCYLGILVLVPILLKKDSEFVKFHIQQGLALLVVGIVWTFVWWVLAFIPVIGLTLDVLGGIVLFVIWIIGIVNVLSGQKKELPLVGGLAKYFRL